One part of the Microbulbifer sp. THAF38 genome encodes these proteins:
- a CDS encoding IS3 family transposase: MRSVPERSKAERFSFIAHNRWDFGVRYLCRYLDISPQGFYKWLNRIESAQDIENKRILGCIETLYIQHNGNYGSRRISAELKANGERINHKRVERLMREAGIVGKAGRIFVDAHYLEILVLRLKVYNESMVCRLNQTLIGQVM, encoded by the coding sequence GTGAGAAGCGTACCTGAAAGATCAAAAGCTGAAAGATTCTCGTTCATAGCCCACAATCGGTGGGACTTTGGTGTCAGGTACTTGTGTAGATATTTGGATATTTCGCCTCAGGGGTTTTATAAATGGCTTAATCGTATTGAGAGTGCTCAAGACATAGAAAATAAGCGAATTCTAGGGTGTATAGAGACCCTCTACATACAGCATAATGGTAATTATGGAAGTCGAAGAATTAGCGCAGAACTGAAAGCTAATGGTGAGCGAATAAATCACAAACGAGTTGAACGCCTTATGCGAGAGGCTGGAATCGTGGGGAAAGCAGGAAGGATCTTCGTCGACGCCCATTACCTGGAAATCCTTGTATTAAGGTTGAAAGTTTACAACGAGAGCATGGTATGCCGACTAAACCAGACTCTCATTGGGCAGGTGATGTGA
- a CDS encoding STAS/SEC14 domain-containing protein — translation MSDLPHGVSIGLEQHGNHFFLTLRARGKLTHEDYKTMVPMLNSALAGVENPKIDCLMDASELEGWEPRAAWDDLKLGLSHGRDFNRIAVISDKRWMKIASKVGSWFIGGEYKVFDSEEDAMAWLLGEK, via the coding sequence ATGAGCGATCTACCTCACGGTGTTTCTATTGGGTTGGAGCAGCATGGAAATCATTTCTTTTTGACACTGCGGGCCCGCGGAAAGCTGACTCATGAAGATTATAAAACCATGGTCCCCATGCTCAATTCTGCCCTTGCTGGAGTAGAAAACCCCAAAATAGATTGTTTGATGGATGCCAGCGAGTTAGAAGGTTGGGAGCCTCGCGCTGCTTGGGATGACTTAAAATTGGGCCTATCTCATGGACGCGATTTCAACCGAATTGCCGTTATCTCCGATAAACGCTGGATGAAAATCGCCAGTAAAGTAGGCAGCTGGTTCATAGGAGGTGAATACAAAGTGTTTGATTCAGAGGAAGATGCCATGGCTTGGTTGCTTGGGGAGAAGTAG
- a CDS encoding DUF2007 domain-containing protein produces MKLIYTHENRLLVELAKSRLEVAGIAVKLKNEFAQGASGELAPSQAWLELWLERDRDYEHACQLLQDAEAEQIGWSCLDCGEDNGAAFDYCWQCGKTRPAVSKD; encoded by the coding sequence ATGAAATTGATTTATACCCATGAAAACCGCCTCTTGGTAGAGCTGGCAAAAAGTCGCCTGGAAGTTGCCGGTATAGCGGTCAAATTAAAGAATGAATTTGCGCAGGGAGCATCTGGGGAGTTGGCGCCCAGCCAAGCCTGGCTGGAGCTTTGGCTTGAGCGTGATCGAGATTACGAACACGCGTGCCAGTTGTTACAAGATGCCGAGGCTGAACAGATTGGATGGTCCTGCCTCGATTGTGGAGAAGACAATGGGGCGGCATTCGATTATTGTTGGCAATGTGGTAAGACAAGGCCAGCTGTCAGCAAAGACTAG
- a CDS encoding DUF5996 family protein yields MKAPFNRSKNTDWPELHFQDWSDTAATLHLWTQVIGKIRLVQSPWTNHSWHVPFYVTARGLNSSLIPYGGRAFSVEFDLLDHQLSILVSDGGKQKIPLRPMCVADFYMKIMSTMKDLGLSVDIYTTPSEIANGTPFEEDVEHCQYDSKFVTRFWQALVQIDRIFKDFRARFIGKCSPVHFFWGSFDLAVTRFSGREAPLHPGGVPNFPDWVAQEAYSHEVSSAGFWPGGGGFEDAAFYSYTYPASEKFADKKVKPDAAFYSKELAEFILPYDEVRRSTSPDETLMTFLQSTYEAAASTGKWDRSALEKNF; encoded by the coding sequence ATGAAAGCGCCTTTTAATCGTTCAAAAAACACAGATTGGCCAGAGCTTCACTTTCAAGATTGGTCAGATACTGCAGCTACATTACATCTGTGGACACAGGTCATTGGCAAGATTCGCTTGGTTCAGTCACCCTGGACCAATCATTCCTGGCATGTGCCATTTTATGTTACCGCAAGAGGGTTGAATAGCTCTCTTATTCCTTATGGAGGAAGGGCTTTTTCAGTTGAATTTGATCTCCTTGATCATCAATTATCAATACTGGTTAGCGACGGTGGAAAACAGAAGATACCATTAAGGCCGATGTGTGTTGCAGATTTTTATATGAAGATCATGAGTACAATGAAAGACCTTGGCCTTTCTGTTGATATTTATACCACGCCAAGTGAAATTGCCAATGGGACTCCTTTCGAAGAGGATGTGGAGCATTGTCAATATGACTCAAAATTTGTCACACGTTTCTGGCAAGCATTAGTCCAAATAGATAGGATATTCAAAGATTTCCGCGCACGATTTATAGGAAAGTGTAGCCCTGTACATTTTTTTTGGGGGAGTTTTGACTTAGCGGTTACGCGATTTTCTGGCCGAGAGGCGCCTCTGCATCCCGGTGGAGTACCAAACTTCCCTGACTGGGTTGCACAAGAGGCATACTCTCATGAAGTCAGCAGTGCCGGATTTTGGCCGGGTGGAGGTGGTTTTGAGGATGCGGCATTTTATTCTTACACTTATCCTGCATCTGAGAAATTTGCGGATAAAAAGGTTAAACCGGATGCGGCTTTTTATTCAAAAGAATTGGCTGAGTTTATCCTTCCCTATGATGAGGTTAGGAGATCAACTTCTCCAGATGAAACATTAATGACTTTTCTGCAGAGTACCTACGAAGCCGCTGCGAGCACTGGTAAGTGGGATCGGAGTGCTCTAGAGAAAAATTTTTAA
- a CDS encoding LysR family transcriptional regulator gives MGKTKSALGGRLSDIDLRLLRVFREVVRAGGLAPAEVALNIGRSTISVHISDLETRLGMQLCLRSRGRADFKLTPEGESLYQAILELDGHLEAFKSQVNAIQSHLTGTLRLVMPDDLLEIPQLNLPATIAHLRQQAPQLHLEVQLAAPQELELEILAGRADVGINPLHSHRPGLEYQPLFQHQSTLYCGAQHPCAQADQVSEELLTQQELAAPSHAVLSGAAHLYRLFPKRSTANHMAARLSMILSGCFVGFLPDYLAQKYVETGKLKPLMAERFHYRIQNAATFKRSAAEHPAVQLFLQALVIKN, from the coding sequence ATGGGCAAAACAAAAAGCGCCTTAGGAGGGCGTCTCAGTGACATAGACCTGCGTTTGCTGCGGGTTTTTCGTGAGGTAGTGCGCGCTGGCGGCCTAGCCCCTGCCGAGGTGGCACTCAATATTGGCCGCTCCACCATTAGCGTACATATCTCGGACCTGGAAACCCGGCTGGGTATGCAGCTGTGCCTGCGCTCCCGCGGCCGTGCCGACTTTAAACTGACGCCTGAGGGGGAATCCCTTTACCAGGCCATTCTCGAATTGGATGGCCACCTGGAAGCCTTTAAAAGCCAGGTAAATGCCATTCAGTCTCACCTTACCGGGACCCTGCGTCTGGTGATGCCCGACGATTTGTTGGAGATACCACAGCTCAACCTGCCGGCAACTATTGCCCATCTGCGCCAGCAAGCTCCCCAGCTGCACCTGGAAGTACAACTTGCCGCTCCGCAGGAACTGGAACTGGAAATACTCGCCGGCCGCGCTGATGTCGGTATCAACCCCCTGCACTCACACCGGCCAGGCCTGGAATACCAGCCGCTGTTTCAACACCAATCCACGCTCTATTGTGGCGCCCAACACCCCTGTGCCCAGGCCGACCAGGTCAGCGAGGAATTACTTACTCAGCAGGAGCTGGCCGCACCCAGTCACGCCGTGCTGTCCGGCGCAGCGCATCTATACCGCCTCTTCCCAAAACGATCCACCGCCAATCATATGGCCGCTCGGCTCTCGATGATTCTGTCCGGCTGCTTTGTTGGATTTCTGCCTGATTACCTCGCACAAAAATATGTGGAAACTGGCAAGCTAAAGCCACTAATGGCCGAACGCTTTCACTACCGAATCCAGAATGCGGCAACTTTTAAAAGGAGCGCAGCGGAGCACCCGGCTGTGCAGCTGTTTTTACAGGCTTTAGTGATTAAAAACTAG
- a CDS encoding PH domain-containing protein, with protein MIDFKSSPIFKLKPIEISEARDDFNKFLIEGEAIFAGFKTIRDQVVFTNKRIIAANVQGITGSKVDYTSLPYSKIQAFSVESSGTFDLDCEIVVYLSEVGEVKFEIKGSFDLIQFNQHISKHVLA; from the coding sequence ATGATCGATTTTAAGAGTTCACCCATATTCAAACTCAAGCCTATTGAGATCTCCGAAGCTAGGGATGACTTCAATAAGTTCTTGATTGAAGGAGAGGCTATTTTCGCAGGCTTCAAAACCATTCGGGACCAGGTGGTTTTTACTAACAAGAGGATTATCGCAGCCAATGTCCAGGGAATAACAGGTTCCAAGGTCGATTACACCTCACTGCCCTACAGTAAAATCCAGGCATTTTCTGTCGAGAGTTCAGGAACCTTTGACCTGGATTGTGAAATAGTGGTTTATCTCAGTGAGGTGGGCGAAGTCAAGTTTGAAATCAAAGGTTCTTTTGACCTTATCCAATTTAATCAACATATCAGTAAGCATGTGCTGGCTTAA
- a CDS encoding phosphate-starvation-inducible PsiE family protein — protein sequence MANPEQEPSQPESAVHNYYRKFESFIALLLTFIIIVIVIVAISRLAYSVYSMLLVGMKDPLDHKVFQTIFGEIITLLIALEFSHTLQYVVTRQQSIIQTTVVVLIAILALARKFIILDLDKVSAGELLGLAAATLALGLTYLILKIKRNNY from the coding sequence ATGGCTAATCCGGAGCAAGAGCCCAGCCAACCGGAAAGTGCTGTACACAATTATTATCGTAAATTTGAAAGTTTTATCGCCCTTCTGCTCACCTTTATTATTATTGTAATTGTTATAGTTGCTATCAGCCGTTTAGCTTATTCCGTGTATTCCATGCTGCTAGTTGGCATGAAGGATCCTCTCGATCACAAAGTTTTTCAGACTATTTTTGGTGAAATTATTACTTTATTGATTGCACTGGAATTCAGTCATACTCTGCAATATGTAGTAACCAGACAGCAGAGTATTATTCAAACTACTGTCGTGGTTTTAATTGCCATACTAGCACTTGCACGTAAATTTATAATCCTGGATCTGGATAAGGTTAGCGCGGGGGAACTACTGGGACTTGCGGCTGCAACACTAGCCTTGGGTCTGACCTACCTGATTCTAAAGATCAAGAGAAATAACTATTAG
- a CDS encoding nuclear transport factor 2 family protein yields the protein MSEHEERLVSVWETHTAAEFELKDADAAIATMTENPVLIHVPVNTGATGKEPLRRFYRDIFIPQMPADANLELLTRTVGKCRVIDEFILHLTHSLRMDWFAPGIEATGKKLSVPHVAVIDFEGDKISSEHIYWDQATVLKQMGLLDNSLPVLGKDQCKRLLNINAPVNELIP from the coding sequence ATGAGTGAACACGAGGAGCGACTTGTTTCGGTCTGGGAAACCCACACAGCTGCCGAGTTTGAACTAAAGGATGCTGATGCCGCCATTGCCACTATGACCGAAAACCCAGTATTAATTCATGTTCCGGTAAACACAGGAGCAACCGGAAAAGAACCTCTGAGGCGCTTCTATCGGGATATTTTTATTCCGCAGATGCCCGCAGACGCTAATCTGGAGTTGCTGACTCGTACAGTAGGGAAGTGCAGAGTTATCGATGAATTTATCCTGCATTTAACGCACTCCCTGCGTATGGACTGGTTCGCTCCAGGCATCGAAGCCACGGGAAAGAAACTGTCTGTTCCCCATGTTGCAGTAATCGACTTTGAAGGCGATAAAATCAGCTCGGAACATATCTACTGGGATCAAGCCACCGTACTCAAACAAATGGGACTTTTAGATAATTCACTCCCTGTCCTTGGCAAAGATCAGTGTAAACGTTTACTTAATATCAATGCGCCGGTAAACGAACTTATACCGTAA
- a CDS encoding transposase, producing MDNRVCFEGVLWVLRSGARWKDLPSHYPSPSTCWRRLQFWEEQGAWLQAWRRFLELLNQQSLLNWEEVFSDGSFAPAKKVASK from the coding sequence ATTGATAACCGAGTTTGTTTTGAAGGTGTCCTGTGGGTTTTGCGTTCTGGAGCGCGATGGAAAGATCTTCCTTCACACTATCCATCACCGAGTACATGCTGGAGAAGGCTTCAATTTTGGGAAGAGCAAGGAGCTTGGTTACAGGCATGGAGAAGATTTCTGGAGCTGTTGAATCAGCAGTCTTTGCTTAACTGGGAGGAGGTTTTTTCTGATGGCAGCTTTGCACCAGCAAAAAAAGTGGCTTCGAAATAG
- a CDS encoding alpha/beta fold hydrolase, producing MRQKSHTVLLIPGIFDRGNALLRMQRALAETGFDAHYIHLRYNSGWHGMEHLSAQLMAKMEKILNEEETCTLVGFSMGGIVARYYLQAMSGISRVHKFISIASPHHGSYWANFLPYKGGQQLRIGSDFLNSLNSSMHLLEETDPVSIWTKYDITIMPHSSAQLGVGISYEVPVILHRLMPMSSKVISLMKNEVITGMK from the coding sequence ATGCGCCAGAAAAGCCACACTGTTCTACTAATTCCTGGAATTTTTGATCGTGGTAATGCTCTCTTAAGAATGCAGCGCGCACTCGCTGAAACTGGCTTTGACGCCCATTATATTCATTTGCGCTACAACTCAGGCTGGCATGGCATGGAACACCTTTCGGCCCAGTTAATGGCAAAAATGGAAAAGATACTGAACGAAGAGGAGACCTGTACACTGGTGGGATTCAGCATGGGAGGAATTGTCGCTCGTTATTATTTACAAGCCATGAGTGGTATTAGCAGAGTACATAAGTTTATATCTATTGCCTCCCCACACCACGGCAGCTATTGGGCAAACTTTCTACCATACAAGGGTGGGCAGCAACTGCGTATCGGTAGTGACTTCCTGAATTCGCTGAACAGCTCGATGCACTTGTTAGAAGAAACCGATCCCGTCTCGATTTGGACCAAATACGATATCACAATAATGCCACACAGTAGTGCTCAACTGGGAGTAGGCATTTCTTATGAAGTTCCAGTCATCTTGCATCGGCTGATGCCAATGAGCAGCAAGGTTATTTCACTAATGAAAAATGAAGTGATAACCGGCATGAAATAG
- a CDS encoding YccF domain-containing protein, which translates to MRTLGNFLWFILGGIFMGLCWWFFALIAFISIVGIPWGRACFVMGKLSFFPFGREAISRKELTLNEDIGTSGFGLIGNIIWFLFAGIWLAIGHLVHAIACFITIIGIPFGIQHLKLAGISLSPIGKTVVDKEVAQAARMRNANATVSQMRGSI; encoded by the coding sequence GTGCGCACCCTGGGTAATTTTTTGTGGTTTATTCTCGGCGGGATCTTTATGGGTCTTTGTTGGTGGTTTTTTGCTCTAATTGCCTTTATCAGCATTGTCGGGATTCCATGGGGAAGGGCCTGTTTTGTAATGGGAAAACTCTCATTCTTTCCCTTTGGGCGTGAAGCCATTTCCCGCAAGGAGCTCACCTTAAATGAGGACATAGGTACCAGCGGGTTCGGTTTGATAGGCAATATCATCTGGTTCCTATTCGCTGGAATCTGGCTGGCAATTGGTCATTTGGTTCATGCAATTGCCTGTTTTATCACCATCATTGGTATTCCCTTTGGCATTCAACACCTGAAGCTAGCCGGTATTTCTTTATCTCCGATAGGTAAGACCGTTGTAGATAAAGAAGTGGCACAAGCGGCAAGAATGCGTAATGCCAATGCTACCGTTTCCCAAATGCGCGGTAGTATTTAG
- a CDS encoding transposase translates to MPKILSEERVVEYSAEFKVRVVALTNQLKADTTTIANIIGLRPVMVYRWRQESREGKLVEKPSRRISMTKTAKL, encoded by the coding sequence ATGCCGAAAATATTGAGCGAAGAACGTGTTGTTGAATACTCAGCAGAGTTTAAAGTTAGAGTGGTCGCACTCACTAATCAACTGAAAGCAGATACGACAACTATCGCCAACATCATTGGCCTACGTCCAGTAATGGTGTATAGATGGAGACAAGAAAGTAGAGAAGGCAAGTTGGTTGAGAAGCCTAGCCGTAGAATAAGTATGACGAAGACAGCGAAACTTTAG
- a CDS encoding TerC family protein, which produces MFEWVASPEAWIALATLAALEIVLGIDNVIFISILVGRLPPKQREPARFIGLTLAMVTRLALLFSIFWIMGLVEPLFSVFSMEISGRDIILVGGGLFLIGKATHEIHNSLEGDETDAATLGTAGFGMVLLQIAILDIVFSLDSVITAVGLVDEISIMAIAIVLAVMVMLVAAKPIGDFVDRHPTVKILALAFLIMVGLTLVVEGFDVHVPKGYIYFAMAFSMAVEMLNLRLRSKKKSKTAPVQLHHSLRDNSE; this is translated from the coding sequence ATGTTCGAGTGGGTAGCCAGCCCGGAGGCCTGGATTGCTTTGGCCACGTTGGCGGCGTTGGAAATAGTGCTAGGAATCGATAATGTTATTTTTATTTCAATTCTCGTCGGACGCTTGCCTCCCAAGCAGAGAGAGCCTGCACGTTTTATCGGCCTGACGCTTGCCATGGTGACACGCCTGGCATTGTTGTTTTCTATTTTCTGGATTATGGGGCTAGTAGAGCCGTTATTTAGTGTTTTTTCTATGGAGATATCCGGGCGCGATATAATTTTGGTCGGAGGCGGTTTATTTCTGATCGGTAAAGCCACCCATGAGATTCACAACAGTCTGGAAGGTGATGAGACTGATGCAGCAACTCTGGGGACAGCCGGCTTTGGCATGGTTCTCCTACAGATTGCCATTCTCGATATCGTATTCTCACTCGATTCAGTGATTACCGCTGTAGGGCTGGTCGATGAAATTTCCATTATGGCGATCGCAATTGTCCTGGCGGTGATGGTTATGTTGGTTGCCGCCAAACCGATAGGTGATTTCGTCGATCGTCATCCCACCGTTAAAATTCTGGCGTTGGCGTTTCTGATTATGGTGGGATTGACCTTGGTCGTGGAAGGTTTCGATGTGCATGTGCCCAAAGGTTACATCTATTTTGCCATGGCATTCTCAATGGCAGTGGAAATGCTTAATTTGCGCCTGCGTAGTAAGAAAAAGAGTAAGACAGCACCGGTACAGTTACATCATTCTTTGCGGGATAATAGCGAATAA
- a CDS encoding NAD-dependent succinate-semialdehyde dehydrogenase, with protein sequence MKLANPNLLKSQNYINGEWRDAAGTAEVRDPANGEVLGLVADGSAADAEAAVAAASAAFPEWSRRTAGERAAILKRWYQLIVDNSDDLARILTLEQGKPLAEAKGEIIYGASFIEWFAEECRRAYGQTIPTHNPAMRLSTIRQPVGVVTCITPWNFPNAMITRKAAPALAAGCTVVIKPALETPLSALALCQLAEEAGLPKGTINVVTGSDSPGIGKVLTQDPRVAKFTFTGSTAVGKLLMAQCASTVKKMSMELGGNAPFIVFDDADMETAVQACVATKFRNAGQVCVATNRIYVHESVHDEFVEKLRAEVAALKIGHGTEEGVSMGPMIYRRAVDRVQDLVQDAVEAGAKIEIGGEQLPNGENYFAPTLLTGVTDAMRVAQEENFGPIAAVQKFTDEADVIRRANDTPYGLAAYVMSENIRRANRVVEALEYGMIACNTGVFSTTVAPFGGNKESGIGREGGVEGMAEFYETKYCCFGA encoded by the coding sequence GTGAAACTGGCGAATCCAAACCTGTTGAAGTCTCAGAACTATATCAATGGAGAGTGGCGGGATGCCGCGGGCACTGCAGAGGTGCGCGATCCGGCCAATGGCGAAGTACTGGGCTTAGTGGCCGATGGTTCAGCGGCGGATGCAGAGGCGGCGGTAGCCGCAGCCAGCGCGGCTTTCCCGGAGTGGAGCCGCCGCACTGCCGGTGAACGTGCCGCTATTCTCAAGCGCTGGTACCAGCTGATTGTGGACAACAGTGATGATTTGGCGCGTATTCTCACTTTGGAGCAGGGCAAGCCGCTGGCGGAAGCCAAGGGTGAGATTATCTACGGCGCTTCTTTTATCGAATGGTTCGCCGAGGAGTGCCGCCGCGCCTACGGCCAGACGATTCCCACTCACAATCCGGCGATGCGCCTGAGCACCATCCGCCAGCCGGTGGGTGTGGTGACCTGCATTACCCCGTGGAATTTCCCCAACGCCATGATCACCCGCAAGGCGGCACCGGCGCTGGCAGCCGGCTGCACCGTGGTGATCAAGCCAGCGCTGGAGACCCCGTTGTCCGCATTGGCGCTGTGCCAGCTGGCAGAAGAGGCCGGACTGCCCAAGGGCACCATCAATGTGGTGACCGGTAGTGATTCACCGGGCATCGGCAAGGTACTGACCCAGGACCCGCGCGTAGCCAAGTTTACCTTCACCGGCTCTACCGCCGTGGGCAAACTGCTGATGGCACAGTGCGCCAGCACCGTGAAGAAGATGTCCATGGAACTGGGCGGCAACGCGCCCTTTATCGTATTCGACGATGCGGATATGGAGACGGCGGTACAGGCCTGCGTGGCGACCAAGTTCCGCAATGCCGGCCAGGTATGTGTGGCCACCAACCGCATTTATGTGCACGAGTCGGTACACGATGAGTTTGTGGAAAAGCTGCGTGCCGAAGTGGCCGCGCTGAAAATCGGCCATGGCACTGAAGAGGGTGTCAGCATGGGGCCGATGATTTATCGCCGTGCGGTGGATCGGGTACAGGACCTGGTACAGGATGCGGTAGAAGCCGGGGCGAAAATCGAGATTGGCGGTGAGCAGCTGCCCAATGGAGAAAACTATTTTGCGCCCACCCTACTGACCGGCGTCACGGATGCTATGCGTGTGGCTCAGGAGGAGAACTTTGGTCCCATCGCCGCGGTACAGAAGTTTACCGATGAAGCCGATGTGATCCGCCGTGCCAACGACACCCCTTACGGTTTGGCCGCCTATGTCATGAGCGAGAATATTCGCCGCGCGAACCGTGTGGTGGAAGCGCTGGAATACGGCATGATCGCCTGTAACACCGGGGTTTTCTCTACCACCGTGGCGCCCTTTGGCGGGAACAAAGAATCTGGCATTGGCCGCGAGGGCGGTGTCGAGGGCATGGCCGAATTCTACGAGACCAAATACTGCTGCTTCGGAGCCTGA
- a CDS encoding hexameric tyrosine-coordinated heme protein: MWLESLITENAQQGFELAMKLSRMGVKYTQPSDEVRGKLRASYEENADSLIASSQVVAINFQTVAAANNYWRG, from the coding sequence ATGTGGTTAGAAAGTTTAATTACCGAAAATGCTCAACAGGGTTTTGAGTTGGCCATGAAGCTGTCCAGAATGGGAGTGAAATACACCCAACCTTCGGATGAAGTAAGAGGCAAGTTGAGAGCTTCCTACGAAGAAAATGCAGATAGCTTGATCGCCTCTTCCCAGGTAGTTGCCATCAACTTCCAGACAGTAGCTGCCGCCAATAACTACTGGCGCGGTTAA
- a CDS encoding IS30 family transposase, with protein MGTRTNQLTLKERYQIEVLNGQNYSARAIGLRLNRSNKTISRELGRYSPYCAESAHRQALQRRHGAIKHTKLDFAMQVQIDHQLKNASPEQIAGRMQLERCAKTVSCSTIYRWVSRLNWRSRLPRKAKPYQKRAGSEAGVKLIPERIDIDQRPAIVDENTEIGHWEGDTVYGQDGYLVTLVERVSKLLLTRRVPNKSKKTVSRAIKQMLKPYQAICKTITFDNGGEFAGHQSIAQKLGCRIYFAKPYHSWERGLNENTNGLLRRFFPKGVEIGKIPKSRIDDAVFRINTRPRKVLNYLSPLEFLAGKRVSLMLAI; from the coding sequence ATGGGAACCCGTACCAACCAGCTGACCTTGAAAGAACGATACCAGATTGAGGTCCTTAATGGGCAGAACTATTCAGCCCGAGCCATTGGACTACGCCTCAATAGATCCAATAAGACCATCTCTCGTGAGCTTGGTCGTTACAGCCCTTACTGTGCCGAGAGTGCCCACCGTCAGGCACTGCAACGACGGCACGGAGCTATTAAACATACCAAGCTCGACTTTGCCATGCAGGTACAAATCGACCACCAGCTGAAAAATGCAAGTCCTGAACAAATCGCTGGGCGAATGCAGCTTGAGAGGTGTGCGAAAACGGTTAGTTGTTCAACAATTTACCGCTGGGTCAGTCGACTTAACTGGAGGTCACGTCTGCCAAGGAAAGCCAAACCTTATCAGAAACGGGCAGGTTCCGAGGCAGGCGTAAAGCTTATTCCAGAGCGCATAGATATTGATCAAAGACCTGCGATTGTCGATGAAAACACTGAGATCGGTCACTGGGAAGGCGATACAGTTTATGGTCAAGATGGCTATCTGGTGACACTGGTTGAACGAGTTTCCAAATTATTGCTCACTCGCAGAGTCCCAAATAAGAGCAAGAAAACAGTGAGCCGGGCGATCAAGCAGATGTTGAAGCCATATCAGGCCATCTGTAAAACCATCACCTTCGATAATGGAGGAGAATTTGCAGGTCATCAATCGATTGCGCAGAAGCTAGGATGCAGAATATATTTTGCGAAACCTTACCACTCTTGGGAACGCGGGCTGAACGAAAACACTAATGGCCTTTTGAGGCGCTTCTTCCCAAAAGGAGTGGAAATTGGCAAGATACCAAAAAGCCGTATTGATGACGCAGTGTTTCGAATCAATACTCGACCTAGGAAAGTACTAAATTACTTGAGCCCGCTGGAATTTTTGGCGGGTAAACGTGTGTCACTTATGTTGGCAATCTAG